The sequence cagagggctcAGCTCCACAGATGGGAACATCCATGGAACAAGCGTACAGAGGTCAGTGTACCATGCTGTgtcccctgctctcctctgcagcacatCCTCGGAGGCCCGCAGCCCTTCTGTGACATCCTTGGGGTCCTCAGGCAgttcctgctgccccagggccagggcagcctgccctgagctgctgcagacagAAAGGGGTTTGCTGGTCCCATTatgtcctgctctgctgagagGGGGGTCCAGACAAAGAATTTGCTGTaggttcatttattttgtttaaatacacagagaGGCTGGCTCCTTGTTTATGCAGAGCCTCAGGGTCACAAAAGATATGTTGGTATTTAAGTACAAGGTCATGAAGAATggcatttctttgtggaaaacattatcacaaggggaaaatgaaaaagaaaaccaaattcaTCTAGAAGTACAACCAGGCTTAGCCTGTCATGACATAAACCACAATTCAAGTGTAGAAGAAGACAAGAAGCAGTCTATAGCTGCCGAAAGGTCCAATCAATTTCCTGAGCAAATCCTGATAAACATCCATGACATCACTTTTCTAATGGCattcttgagctcctggtttCTCATGCtatagatgagggggttcactgctgggggcATGACTGCATATAGAACAGCCATTATCAtgtccagggatggagaggagataGCGGGAGGCTTCAGGTAGGCAGATACACCAGTGCTAACCAGCAGGGAGACCACgaccaggtgagggaggcacgtggagaaggctttgtgctgcccctgctcagagggcatcctcagcacagccctgaagatctgtaCATAGGACAGCACGATGAatacaaaacaccccaaaaccaggaaACCACTGAATGTGAGaagcccaacttccctgaggtaggagtctgagcaggacagcttgaggatctgggagatttcacagaagaactggtccacagcattgccttggcagaggggcagggaaaatgtattggcagtgtgcagcagagcatagagaaccccactgccccaggcagctgctgccatctgggcacaagctctgctgcccaggaggctcccgtagtgcaggggcttgcagatggcaacgtagcggtcgtaggccataatggtgagaagaaacaaatctgctgacatcagagagggaaagaaaaagacctgtgcaacacatcccgcataggaaatggccctggtgtcccagagggaattggccatggctttggggagagtggtggagatgcagcccaggttgAGGACGGCGatgttgaggaggaagaagtacatgggggtgtggaggcagtggtcgcaggctacggcggtgaggatgaggccgttgcccaggagggcagccaggtagatggccaggaagagcgcgaagtgcaggagccgcagctcccgcgtgtctgcaaatgccagcaggaggaactcggtgatggagctgctgttggacatctgatcCTCCTGGACAAAGGGGACTacccaagaaagaaaagacagtgatAATTAGGAGAGACGTCTCTGAGAAAAACCTACTCCACTTCTCACTGGAACCCCCCACAGTGACTTTCCCCTTTCCAagacctttctgctgctctgttgctTGAGTTTTGGATGGTGCTGGAGGAaggtgctgctgggagcaggggacccTGCTGTGCACTTTGGAGGAGTCACGCCTGTCCTACAGGTCTAAGCATAAAGAAATCAGGAGTGATCTCTGATTAAATCTACCTCTGATGTATGTGGACTTCCCAGCATTACCACTCTCAACACTCTTGACTGCCAAATGGCATTTGTGGTTTAATTTGTTCCAACTGCATGTGTGACACTCGGAAGAGTTTTTTTGAGGGTAGAAAACCCTGGCATTTTTCGTACATTCCAGGTGAGATTTTGTGAATGTCCTTAGCGTAGTGAGGATAGCCAGTCTGCCCATCTACCCCGGTCTCAGCCAGACTCCTCTAGGGCTCAGTCCAGTTGCCACATCGAGCTGCTCAATGACTGTGGTCTCAGGAATATCTGGGAAAATGattcagtgttttccttcccCATAGACTGCATTGCCCCAAGCCTCAGAGTTTAGAAGGGGGTTTGGGCACCTTTCCCCTAAGGACAGGTCTGCGTGGTGGCACCCAGAGGGTCAgagcctgagctgcagctgaaagccaGATCTGCAGTGAGCCCCAGAACAAGAACAGCAACAGTAGGTACAGGAACAGAGGGAAATAGCACAGGGCTTCTGCCAGGcgaggcaaggccagggagggaccaACCGGAACTCAGGAGAGTCCGCTCTACTGCAGGTCCTCCTGATGAGAGGTTATGAGTCATGTCCTGAATCCTGTGGGCTTGACGGTGGACGAGGAGGTGCCAGAATACtttgcaggctctgctgcctgcagctggttctctgtccccacgcctcctgcctgcaggtcacagcccccatcccacccgccgGGTGCttagctctgccctgcagacacctcctggcagcagggctctgcccaggggcagctcgctgggggcatgtcctagagaccaggtcacacagGGGACACTGCATGTAAGCTACACatgtggtggtggagctttctatgggctgaggggaagggaaagatcCTTGTAACCTCTCAGCCATCATGgagcctcagcctcttcttggaATTAAAAGCATATGTTTCTATTACCACTGAAGCAAGTAGAGAAGATTGAAAGCTCAGGATGCTCAGGAAAGCTGTGACAGAAGCTGAAATCCCCTACCTTAACCCGGCTGTTGCAAAGTCCCCTTGGATACATCCTGGTTGTGCTGTGgatctgtgagcaggctgccccaggcagcagcctcccgccagcagcaggaccctgccctgccgggggggctccttccacccgcagcttctccccgcagcgccctgggcagctccccgggcaggctgagtgctgagcctggcaggcggcagaggccctgccccggcacacagcccctggggcacagcagggaccctgctctgcaccacagccctgggaacccctgcctgcacccccggCTTCACAGCCTGCAGCCGGCCGATGACAAGGGAGCCCTCGGGGCCTGGACACTGACCCTGCAGCTTAGAAACCCCTGCTCTGGAGCTTGTGCTTCTCTACAAGAAAAAAACGCACAGTGTCTCCAGCCTGATCTGCTCTGGGACAATCCAGGTGTAGGACACCTCCAGGATACTCGAGTGCATTGCAGTTCACTTAGACGTACCATGTTAAGGGTTGCAAGCATTGCTtctccagtgtactctcagctTTCTAACCCTCCACACAGCCTTAAACAtctctcccttctttcccctccctgtgccagctgcaggcagtgcccccagccctgctgcgctgggcacaggagctgctcctgggcagagctggctctctgcagcgctgcccgcttgccaggagctccccttgggcccaggagcccggcccagctcagcagcacaggcccagcccaaggcctcccttgctctgccccccaccaggctccctgcccatggccctggggctgcaggggaacctgctgggaaacagtcCGAAGGGATCCctgggcttccctccctcccctgggcacacacacttctcGACAGCATGctcatttctccttgcagaaaACCAATTAAGTGTAACAATCACATCTTCTCTGATAATTAGTTTGTTATGTCATGGACATGTCCACATGGCCTCATCTAACACCAGCAAGGTCTGCCTGCCTTTTATGCCCTGACACAGGACTCTGCCTGGGTACAAGAGGTGCTGGGTGGTGATAAAATCACTGGTACTTTGCAAACTGCATCCTTATAGTCCGTGGGACAGTAGGGCCTACATTGAAGAATTCTTGGTTGtgaccaggaggtgctggttcaTTATGATCCCAGGAGAAAGGCACTCTAGGTCTTGTGCAGGGACAGTTGGCGTGTTACCCACCCCCTTGCACTGCATTGCCTGTGGCCCCACAAGTCAGATGGGTGATGGAACACCTCATTGCTGTGCCGACACATCTGTGGCAGGATGTTCAGGGTCATTTTTGGAACTGCACCTGAAACCCCAATCCATAGAGAGCCTAAACACAAT comes from Anser cygnoides isolate HZ-2024a breed goose chromosome 28, Taihu_goose_T2T_genome, whole genome shotgun sequence and encodes:
- the LOC136787271 gene encoding olfactory receptor 14C36-like — translated: MSNSSSITEFLLLAFADTRELRLLHFALFLAIYLAALLGNGLILTAVACDHCLHTPMYFFLLNIAVLNLGCISTTLPKAMANSLWDTRAISYAGCVAQVFFFPSLMSADLFLLTIMAYDRYVAICKPLHYGSLLGSRACAQMAAAAWGSGVLYALLHTANTFSLPLCQGNAVDQFFCEISQILKLSCSDSYLREVGLLTFSGFLVLGCFVFIVLSYVQIFRAVLRMPSEQGQHKAFSTCLPHLVVVSLLVSTGVSAYLKPPAISSPSLDMIMAVLYAVMPPAVNPLIYSMRNQELKNAIRKVMSWMFIRICSGN